One Microscilla marina ATCC 23134 genomic window, CGACAACTTGGTAGCAAGTACCTTTTTCAATGAGTCAACCCTGGCTTTTTGCTGAGCAAATGCATAGCAATACATTCCCAACAGACACACAACTATTAAGTGTTTTTTCATACCCACTGCTATGTTTGATGATTGTTTTGTTGTCACCCACTGTGATAACACATAGGGTTTAACATAAAAAAAGCATAAAATGCAATGGTAAAAGTAACACTTTGCCTTCATATAATCCAGCCATTGATCTAAACATACGCATTTGATGCAAGAAAACCACCTTAAAAAGCTCCTGTATAGAATAAACCAGTTAAACTTACATCTCTCCGTTTCTGCGGTACAAATGTCTTATCTTTGCCTTATCAAAAAACATTTGTTGTGCAGTGATCAAAGCTTTTTCAACCCCGCATTTTATAAAAATAATTCTATAAATCATTACAAACTTCTTGTTCAACCCTTTTAATGTATAGCTTACTATATATTAAAGTATCTTCTTTCACTGAGGCAAATCAAGTGCAATGAGCACGCTTCAGAAGCTTGCGATCTGTCTTAACCAGCAGACGTAGTTTTTTTATTAATTAAAATCACAAAGTAAAATGTTACAAGAAAGTAAATTGAAAAGGGGTAGGGTAGACGATCCGCTAAATCCACCGCCACGCCCTGAGTATCGCTAGTAAATAATAATTTAGTTTATCAAAGAAGAAAGAAAATCAGAACCACTCAATAACTTTAGTTTATTGAGTGGTTTGTTGTTTTGAAGGAGGAGACTAAGTTAAGTTAGATTGGTTTAACTTCTCAAATGTTCTCTTAATACTTTACGTACCCACTTGTCTACCCTGCGGTTGTGGTTGGGTAAGTCACCCTGTTTTTGGTGGGCTTTTACTTTGTATAGTTCTACCTCAACCCGATCCAGTAAACCAAAAAAAACCTGGAGTAAATCAGTATTTTGCCTCAAGTTACCTTTTTTAGTAATAAAATTTCCTTGCACAATTTTCTTGCGTCGGGTAGGTAAATCTGCTACATACTGGCTGTCGGTATACAACGCCACTGTAGAGAGAGGCATTGCTTTTTTCTCCGCATAATACAAAGCCTCTATTGCAGCAGTCAACTCCATGCGTTGGTGGGTAGTATGGGTTACAATGCCTTGCAATAGGGTGTCTTCTTCGTTGTTGGCAGCAAATATTAGCGCTGCCCAAGCACCTGTTTGGCTGGGTGGGTGGCAAGCCCCATCGGTATATATAGTTAAAATCATTTCGCCTTTTTGTGAGTTACAAAATTACCCTTTAGTTTTCTGATATTAAAGTTAAAAACAGGTGTTTTTTGAATGCCGAATAGCAGGTGAGGCATTCTTAAAATTGGTCTTGATTGAGCACAGGACTTCATCTGCGAACTTTATAAATCATTAAAAATCAACGCAATAAAACTGTGAAAGTTTGTAGAGCAGCGTTTAAATATGCATCGGTATTTAAGGGCTTGAGGTTGTAGTAGCTCTTAAGTATTTTTGATAAAACCACAGATTGTGTATATTGTAACTCATACGACTTAAACACCATCCACTTTCCCGGCATTATGACCCAGTTCAAAAAAACACTCACCAAATATGCTGTTAAAACAATGCTTGTTGTACAGGCATTTTTGTTTCGGTATAAATTTCTTAACTTCTTGGGGTACACCCTCAACCATTTACTGGCATGGAGCCGTATTATTGCCAAAAATATTCAAAAAACTGATTCGCCCGGTAAACTGGGAATGAAATGGCAACAAGGTTTTCCGAGCATGAAGCATGTGCCCATTACCAAAATAGATGCCCGTACGGTATATGCCGAAATTCATACTCCTTGCCCTTTGCAGGGGTCGGGCGATGTAGAGGCTTGTTATAAAATGATGAGTTTTGACCGAACCATTGCCAAAGCTGCCGGAGGGCAATTTGTGGTGTTACAGTCACAAGCACAAGAGGGCGTATACAAATGCAGAGTAGCTATGCGCCTTAAAGGGGAAGATATGAGCGACTTGTTGCCAGCTCATTTACAAGACTAAATGCTACATACAGTAAGTAGCCTGCCGTTACCCACCCAAAAATATAAAACCACTCACTTGTGAATAAAAGGATAGCTGGCTATATTTGATTTTAGCACCTACTGCATTTATTTTTGTGTAGGTGTCCTACACCTAACAAACAGGTGTGGCAGATTTTAAGCGTATGATTTCTTGTAGCTCATTGCTCCGATGTATATTGGCATCCAATGGCGTGTAGCTACTTATCACAATATATCGCCCAACTAATAGCAAAGTCTTTTGGAGAACTCTTCCTCGAATAACATAAACAGTGAAGTGGACAAGCACGAAAAACCAGTGCAAGCCAATGGTTCCACACAAAATGCCTTGCCTTCTAATGGGGAACATGCCCAAATAAATGAAGTATCGGATGTAATAAAAACCGACCCTAAACCCACCCGGCATTTTACCCAGCGTTATCGTTTTGCCCTTGCTATTACTGCGCTCGTGTTTTTCACCAGTTATTTGTTGATTAGTTATGAATTGAGAGATCAATCGAAATATACCCAACAGATCAATGATGTAGGCAAGCAGCGTTTACTGAGTGAACAAATTGCCAAAACAGCGTTGCTCATTCAGCATTGCAATAGTGCCCGCGATTGTAAAGATAAGGTAGAGTTATTTCAGAAAATGCTCAAGGTGTGGAAGGTGCGTCAGGCAGAGCTACACTATGGCGACTCTACCCAAGGAGCAATGGTACAAAACAGTGATAGTATACGGGCAATGTATCAGCAAACTGATAAGTATTACCAGCCTTTGCGCCATGCTTGCGACCGTTTGGATGCCCTCATCTTAAAAAAACGAATCAATCGATTGCTCATCAAACGCGCTGTACAGTTTATTTTGCTCAACGAAGATGACTATATCAGACAAATGGATGCTATAGCCAACCAATATGACCAAGAGGCTAAAACGTCTATCCGTCGTTTGCACAACATTCAAATAGGTTTGCTGTTGATTGCCTTTCTTACCCTCATTTTACAAGAGTTTCAAATATTTCAACCTGTAGTACGTCGCTTGCAGTTGTACCTCGATGGTATCCAAAAAGCCACCAGTCAATCGCAGCAAAAAAATCAAGAATTGGAACAAGCTTACGATTCGCTCAAAGAAGAAGAAGAGCGTGCCCGGCAAAACTCTGAGGTACTGACCGAGATCAATAACAACCTGTTGCGTACCCAAATGGAGCTGACCTCGGCGCACGACGAACTAAAGCTGAAAAACCGAGAGCTAGAAGAGGCCTCAGAAATTATAAGTTTGAACGAAAAGCTGGAAACTGCCCGTTTTTTCGATAACTCAGTGAGTCATTTCTCGGCGGTCATGAACTGGAAAAACAACCAGGATTTGTATAGTTGGAGCGACCACTTGCTTACTCATCTGGTGCCCTTTGTCAATGGGCTTCAGGCAGTTATTTATGCCTTTGACGAAGAGCAACAACGTTTGCTTGCTACGGGAGGACACGCCGTGTCGAAAGATTTTTATGATGTAAGGCAACAGCTCGAACTGGGCGAAACAATGGTAGGGCAAG contains:
- a CDS encoding ribonuclease H family protein — encoded protein: MILTIYTDGACHPPSQTGAWAALIFAANNEEDTLLQGIVTHTTHQRMELTAAIEALYYAEKKAMPLSTVALYTDSQYVADLPTRRKKIVQGNFITKKGNLRQNTDLLQVFFGLLDRVEVELYKVKAHQKQGDLPNHNRRVDKWVRKVLREHLRS